Proteins encoded within one genomic window of Streptomyces rubradiris:
- a CDS encoding SIS domain-containing protein, protein MNTATDTTHCDDLAKALEAFRDHAPLIERWGTELARRLGSGARLLVAGNGGSAAQAQHLTAELVGRYREDRPPFSALALHADTSSTTAIANDYGVQEVFARQTAAHGRPGDVLLLLSTSGASANLLTAAEHARRLGMTVWALTGRSPNPLQLGADDALCVDAPLAATVQELHLVAVHMLCETFDRAVENGGTGRVAADGTPGADGKPGVVGRLVGRARTVGRTTPGGPVAPRKGQA, encoded by the coding sequence ATGAACACCGCCACCGACACCACGCACTGCGACGACCTCGCCAAGGCCCTGGAGGCGTTCCGCGACCACGCCCCCCTCATCGAGCGCTGGGGCACCGAACTCGCCCGGCGGCTCGGCTCGGGAGCCCGGCTGCTCGTCGCCGGCAACGGTGGCAGCGCCGCCCAGGCCCAGCACCTCACCGCCGAACTCGTCGGCCGCTACCGCGAGGACCGCCCGCCGTTCTCCGCGCTCGCCCTGCACGCCGACACCTCCTCCACCACCGCGATCGCCAACGACTACGGCGTCCAGGAGGTGTTCGCCCGCCAGACCGCCGCCCACGGCCGCCCCGGAGACGTGCTCCTGCTGCTGTCCACCAGCGGCGCCAGCGCCAACCTGCTGACCGCCGCCGAGCACGCCCGCCGGCTCGGCATGACCGTCTGGGCGCTGACCGGGCGGTCCCCCAACCCGCTGCAACTCGGCGCGGACGACGCCCTGTGCGTCGACGCCCCCCTGGCCGCCACCGTCCAGGAACTCCACCTGGTCGCGGTCCACATGCTCTGCGAGACCTTCGACCGGGCGGTGGAGAACGGCGGGACCGGGCGCGTGGCCGCCGACGGCACACCGGGCGCCGACGGCAAACCGGGGGTGGTCGGGCGGCTCGTCGGCCGGGCCCGCACCGTCGGCCGCACCACGCCCGGCGGACCCGTCGCCCCGCGGAAGGGACAGGCATGA
- a CDS encoding PfkB family carbohydrate kinase, which translates to MTDTPTPLVVVGDALLDHDLCGRAERLAPDAPVPVVHGTRRSSRPGGAALAACLAAADGRPVTLVTALGSDPASDTLRDLLAGRVRLVEIPLEGALSSKTRVLAGDRPLLRLDDGEGRAREATGQAVAAVAQAGGVLVADYGRGTADVLRDALTHTAAPVVWDPHVRGRPPVPGVRLVTPSAQEARAFARRLAGDDEETAGDTAGLRTAARDARALVRAWRAQAVAVTLGDRGALLSHGETPLLVPTPGAATGDPCGAGDRFAAAAAGLLADGTLTEAAVQGAVHAATRYVAEGGARAVATSDQPEPPAESPADGDTTADAVRTAGRVRAAGGTVVAAGGCFDLLHAGHVALLQAARRAGDCLIVCLNSDDSVRRRKGDGRPLVPAADRVRVLRALECVDAVAVFDEDTPERVLGELRPHIWAKGGDYARTRLPEQPLVESWGGQVLLLPYLDGRSTTGLARRAALTPAPGDHR; encoded by the coding sequence ATGACCGACACGCCAACGCCCCTGGTCGTCGTCGGCGACGCCCTGCTCGACCACGACCTGTGCGGCCGGGCCGAACGGCTCGCCCCGGACGCGCCGGTGCCCGTCGTGCACGGCACCCGGCGCAGCTCCCGCCCCGGCGGCGCGGCCCTCGCCGCCTGCCTCGCGGCGGCCGACGGACGCCCCGTCACCCTGGTCACCGCCCTCGGCTCCGACCCCGCCAGCGACACCCTGCGCGACCTGCTGGCGGGCCGGGTCCGGCTGGTCGAGATCCCCCTGGAGGGCGCCCTGAGCAGCAAGACCCGCGTCCTGGCCGGGGACCGGCCGCTGCTGCGCCTGGACGACGGCGAGGGCCGCGCCCGCGAGGCCACCGGTCAGGCGGTGGCGGCGGTCGCCCAGGCCGGGGGAGTCCTCGTCGCCGACTACGGCCGGGGCACCGCCGACGTCCTGCGGGACGCGCTGACCCACACGGCGGCCCCCGTCGTCTGGGACCCCCATGTGCGCGGCCGGCCCCCCGTGCCGGGCGTCCGCCTCGTCACCCCCTCCGCCCAGGAGGCCCGCGCCTTCGCCCGGCGCCTGGCCGGGGACGACGAGGAGACGGCCGGCGACACGGCCGGGCTGCGCACCGCCGCCCGGGACGCCCGCGCCCTGGTCCGTGCCTGGCGGGCCCAGGCCGTCGCGGTCACCCTCGGCGACCGCGGCGCCCTGCTCTCGCACGGCGAGACCCCGCTGCTGGTGCCGACCCCGGGCGCCGCCACCGGCGACCCGTGCGGCGCCGGCGACCGGTTCGCCGCCGCCGCGGCCGGACTGCTCGCCGACGGCACCCTCACCGAGGCCGCCGTCCAGGGCGCCGTGCACGCCGCCACCCGCTACGTCGCCGAGGGCGGCGCCCGCGCCGTCGCCACCTCGGACCAGCCGGAGCCGCCCGCCGAGTCCCCGGCCGACGGCGACACCACCGCCGACGCCGTGCGCACCGCCGGCCGGGTCCGGGCAGCGGGCGGCACCGTCGTCGCCGCGGGCGGCTGCTTCGACCTGCTGCACGCCGGGCACGTCGCCCTGCTCCAGGCCGCTCGCCGGGCCGGCGACTGCCTGATCGTCTGCCTCAACTCCGACGACTCCGTCCGCCGCCGCAAGGGCGACGGCCGGCCCCTTGTGCCGGCCGCCGACCGGGTACGGGTGCTGCGCGCCCTGGAGTGTGTGGACGCCGTCGCCGTCTTCGACGAGGACACCCCCGAACGCGTCCTCGGCGAACTCCGCCCGCACATCTGGGCCAAGGGCGGCGACTACGCGCGGACCCGGCTGCCCGAACAGCCCCTGGTGGAGAGCTGGGGCGGCCAGGTCCTGCTGCTGCCCTACCTCGACGGCCGCTCCACCACCGGCCTCGCCCGCCGGGCCGCCCTGACCCCCGCACCGGGAGACCACCGGTGA
- a CDS encoding glycosyltransferase family 9 protein, producing the protein MTTEQTPRVLVLRALGLGDLLAGVPALRGIRRAFPGHQVVLAQPPGLTELALATGAVDTVFPAEAPGRAVPDLRHWPGPPPEVAVDLHGNGPESRDALAALRPRRLLAHACPDGPPWPAHVNERDRWCAFLRGYGIPADPRDLRLPRPTTPSPAPGAVVVHPGAASGSRRWPPERFAAVVRCLRAAGHRVVLTGGPGEDTLVREVAERSGRPGTDVLTGGLSLARLSALVADASLLLSGDTGLAHLAVAHGTRSVTLFGPVSPRLWGPPPGPDHLALWKPGPPGDPHGDAPDARLLRIGTGEVAAACLTLLRDTHARHRPTGPEVAHVR; encoded by the coding sequence GTGACCACTGAGCAGACCCCGCGTGTCCTGGTCCTGCGTGCGCTGGGCCTGGGTGACCTGCTGGCCGGTGTGCCCGCGCTGCGCGGGATCCGCCGGGCCTTTCCCGGACACCAGGTCGTCCTCGCCCAGCCACCGGGCCTGACCGAACTCGCCCTGGCCACCGGGGCGGTCGACACCGTGTTCCCGGCCGAGGCACCGGGCCGCGCGGTGCCCGACCTCCGCCACTGGCCGGGACCGCCCCCCGAGGTGGCCGTGGACCTGCACGGCAACGGACCCGAGAGCCGCGACGCGCTGGCCGCCCTGCGCCCGCGCCGGCTGCTCGCCCACGCCTGCCCGGACGGCCCGCCCTGGCCGGCCCACGTCAACGAGCGCGACCGCTGGTGCGCCTTCCTGCGCGGCTACGGCATCCCCGCCGACCCCCGCGACCTGCGGTTGCCCCGGCCGACCACACCGTCCCCGGCCCCCGGCGCGGTCGTCGTGCACCCCGGCGCCGCCTCCGGCTCCCGCCGCTGGCCGCCGGAGCGGTTCGCCGCCGTCGTACGCTGCCTGCGCGCCGCCGGCCACCGCGTGGTCCTCACCGGCGGCCCCGGTGAGGACACCCTGGTCCGCGAGGTCGCCGAACGCAGCGGCCGGCCCGGCACCGACGTGCTCACCGGTGGCCTGTCGCTCGCCCGGCTGTCCGCCCTCGTCGCCGACGCCTCCCTGCTGCTCAGCGGCGACACCGGCCTCGCCCACCTCGCGGTGGCCCACGGCACCCGCTCCGTCACCCTGTTCGGTCCCGTCTCCCCCCGTCTGTGGGGGCCGCCCCCCGGCCCGGACCACCTCGCCCTGTGGAAACCCGGCCCGCCCGGCGACCCGCACGGCGATGCCCCCGACGCCCGCCTGCTGCGCATCGGCACCGGCGAGGTCGCCGCGGCCTGCCTGACCCTCCTACGGGACACCCACGCCCGGCACCGGCCCACCGGCCCGGAGGTGGCACATGTCCGCTGA
- a CDS encoding glycosyltransferase has product MSRIPHSAGRVAMVSEHASPLAALGGPDAGGQNVYVAQVARQLARKGYRVTVYTRRDSVGLPDRVTLIDGVQVVHVPAGPPAPVPKDELLPHMHEFGEFLARQWAERPPHVVHAHFWMSGLAALAGARDLNIPVVQTYHALGTVKKRYQGAADTSPPQRLAVEEAIGHECARIIATCSDEVAELKAMGLPEDRIGVVPCGVDPEQFTPVAHTRPPGARKRLLAVGRLVPRKGFDRAIRALAGVPDAELLIAGGPEADLLRTDPEAARLYGIAREYGVLDRVTLLGGVGRARMPRLMSSADLVLSLPRYEPFGIVPLEAMACATPVVATAVGGQLDTVVDGTTGLLVPADEDHDLAADLRVLLADPGRLARYGAAGRARVLAHYTWDRVADGVAGVYGAVSPIRSLSGVVR; this is encoded by the coding sequence ATGAGCCGCATTCCGCACTCGGCCGGGCGCGTCGCCATGGTCTCCGAGCACGCCAGCCCCCTGGCCGCGCTCGGCGGACCGGACGCGGGCGGCCAGAACGTGTACGTGGCACAGGTCGCCCGGCAACTCGCCAGAAAGGGATACCGGGTCACCGTGTACACCCGGCGGGACTCGGTGGGCCTGCCGGACCGGGTGACGCTCATCGACGGCGTCCAGGTGGTGCACGTACCCGCCGGGCCGCCCGCACCCGTCCCCAAGGACGAACTCCTGCCCCACATGCACGAGTTCGGGGAGTTCCTGGCCCGGCAGTGGGCCGAGCGGCCGCCCCACGTGGTGCACGCCCACTTCTGGATGTCCGGACTGGCCGCCCTGGCCGGCGCCCGCGACCTGAACATCCCCGTCGTGCAGACCTACCACGCGCTGGGCACCGTCAAGAAGCGCTACCAGGGCGCCGCCGACACCAGCCCCCCGCAGCGCCTCGCCGTCGAGGAGGCCATCGGGCACGAGTGCGCCCGGATCATCGCCACGTGCAGCGACGAGGTGGCCGAACTGAAGGCCATGGGCCTGCCCGAGGACCGGATCGGCGTCGTGCCCTGCGGCGTCGACCCCGAACAGTTCACCCCGGTCGCCCACACCCGCCCGCCTGGCGCCCGCAAGCGCCTGCTGGCCGTCGGCCGGCTGGTGCCCCGCAAGGGCTTCGACCGCGCCATCCGCGCCCTGGCCGGCGTCCCCGACGCCGAACTCCTCATCGCCGGCGGCCCCGAGGCCGACCTGCTGCGCACCGACCCCGAGGCCGCCCGCCTGTACGGCATCGCCCGCGAGTACGGCGTCCTGGACCGGGTCACCCTGCTCGGCGGGGTCGGCCGGGCCCGCATGCCCCGGTTGATGTCCAGCGCCGACCTGGTGCTGTCCCTGCCCCGCTACGAGCCCTTCGGCATCGTCCCGCTGGAGGCCATGGCCTGCGCCACACCCGTCGTCGCCACCGCCGTCGGCGGCCAGCTCGACACGGTCGTGGACGGCACCACCGGCCTGCTCGTCCCGGCCGACGAGGACCACGACCTCGCCGCGGACCTGCGCGTCCTGCTCGCCGACCCCGGCCGGCTCGCCCGCTACGGAGCCGCCGGCCGCGCCCGGGTCCTCGCCCACTACACCTGGGACCGGGTCGCCGACGGCGTGGCCGGGGTGTACGGCGCCGTGTCCCCGATCCGCTCGCTCTCGGGAGTCGTCCGATGA